From the Borreliella afzelii genome, the window GCTTTGTCAATAATTATCTAAAAATCTAATTCAAGCTCAAGATCAGCTGGATTTTCTCTTACATATTCCTTAAAAATAGAAGTTTGCAAAGTTTTTCTAAAATCCTGACTAATAGGATGTACAATATCTTTATACTCACCAACTCTCGTTCTTCTGTTAGGCATAGCAATAAATACTCCCTTTTGCCCTTTAATAACTCTAATATTGTGAAGAACTAAGCAATTGTCAAAAGTAACTGCAACATATGCTAACAATTTAGAACCAGAATTTTTACTTTCAACTTTCTTAATCCTTATGTCTGTAATATCCACTTATAAGCCTCCCGCAAAAAGTACATACCTTAAATCTAAAATATTTTCTATTTTTTGTAAACATATTTTTATGATATTTTTAGTTTTTTTAATTAAACAGTAATCAAGGATAAATAATAATTCCTTTGGACCATATTTTTTCAAGCTCATAGTATTCTCTAGACTTTTCGCTCATTAAATGAATTACCAAATTTCCACCTGAAACAACAGTCCAATCATAAATTAATCCTTTCTCTTGAACATTAAGATTAATTTTTTTTTCTTTAAAAAATTTAACTATCTTATCAATATACAAAGCTTCCATCTGCTTAAATGATACAAAAGTAGCTATTATAAAAAAATCAGTCCAATTGCAAATATTGCCAACATCAATACCTATAACGTCAATTCCATTAAAATCGCTTATTATTTTACATAAAGCATTAATATCACTTACTTTTAACATATCTTCCATCAAAATCATCTCCTAAAACAACTATTACATCCGGATTAATATCAAGATTATCAAGCTCTAATAATCTTTTAGTTTGAACTTCAGAAATTGGCTTAATATTTGAGGCTTTAATTGCCTCTCCAACTCTAACAGCCATTTCTAAATTATCAGAATTATTTATAATCAAGGTATTTTTATAAGAATTTTTATCTGCATTGCCAAATTTTAAAACTTTAAATTTTAAAGAATTAAAAATATTTGCTGTTTTTTTTGCAAGTCCAACAACTTTTGTTCCATTTAAAACAACAATCTTTACTACCTCTTCCAAGCCTTCATTAATCAATTCTTTATTCAATTTATCTACCGATTCTTTTAAAATAGCACCTCCATAATAAGGGAAAACCACCTTTATCAAATTATTATCATTATCCTTAAAAATCTCTTCTTGCCCTTTAATATTAATAGAAATAATTTTATCATTATTTATTTTATAATTTTTAACAATATACTTAAAAACAACCTCTGAAAGGTTAGTATCTAACATGGAATATATTTTAAAAAAAATATCATTTTCAATGCCAAAATCTGAAATTTGAAAAAGAAGTTTTTTAAAAAACTCTTTAAAAAACTCGCCTCTCTCTTCAAAATGATTAACATCATTAAAATATCTCAAATAATTATAAGATTTATCGCCATCAAAATTAGAAGTACCAGAGGGTATTAAAATAGAATCCTCAAAACTATAAACTTTTACTGGGTTTTTAACAAGAAGTCTAACCCCCCCCAAATAATCAATGAGCCTAACAAAATTTTCTTTTTGAAAACGAATATAATAATCTGATTCATGAGATAATTGTGTATAAATTTTAGACAAAAACTTATTAAAAGAATTTTTTTTATAAAGATCTTTAAACCAAGATATATTGCCTTTTAAATCTTCATATCCAGTATGAATTGGAATATCTAAAAAGCCAAGATTTCCTGTTTTTATATTAATAAAAATTTCTTGCATACTTACAAGATTTTTGTTAAGATCTTCTACTAGAAACAAAAAACTAATATTACTCTTTGTATTAAGCTCAAAGTAAACCAGCTCTTTTTTTGAACTTCTAATAAAAAAAATTACTACGCCCACTATTATCAAAACAATTAAAACTAAAAAAATTAAATCCTTTCTCAAACATTTACCTTTTTAACATATAAATTATTATCTTTAATGTATTTTAACACACCAAAGGGTAGTAAATAGCTAACAGGAAATCCATTTGCAATTCTATTTCTAATCTCTGATGAGGAGATCGGTATTATTTTATTATCTATATAAATATGCTTAAAAGAACTTTTCAGCTTTTCTTTGTAGATTCTGTGAGCAACAACAAGATCAACAGAGCTAGCAATACTTTGAGGATCTTTCCATGAATCAAAATTTTGAAAAAGATCATCACCAATAACCAAAAAAAGTTTATCGTTTTTATATTTTTTTTTAACACAAGAAATGGTATCAATAGTATAAGTTATTCCACCATTTATTATGTCACAATCATCTATGAACATTTTATTTTCATTTTTTAATGCAAGCTTGAGCATATCTATTCTATTCTTAACACTAACACCCTCCCCAATCAATTTATGAGTTGGATTGCAAGTAGGAATAAATATTATCTTATCAATATTTAATAAATATTCTATCTCTTTGGCCAAAAAAATATGTCCTATATGAACTGGATTATAAGTGCCCCCCAATATTGCAATTCTCATGAATTATTTTTTCCTAAATCAAATTTGACATCCGAAAACCAAGTCTTAAAAATAAAAAAGCCCACAATAAAAACTAATTTTATTAAAAAGCTTTAGCCAAAACAAAAAATTCTTTAATAAGCTCATCAATCCCCTTATTTTCATAAATAGAGATACCAACAATCTTTTCTTTTCCCAAGGCTTTTATCAAGCAATCGAAATTTTTCTTAGAACTATCCAAATCAAGCTTATTGGCGATAATAATTTTTTTTTTATAAAAAAGGTTATAGCTATAAGTTTTTAATTCATTTAAAAGAATGTTATATGATTCTAAAAAATTTGCTTCAGAAATATCAATCACTAAAGCTAAAATTTTAGTTTTGCTGATATGTTTTAAAAATCTGGTTCCAAGTCCTACTCCAAAGCTAGCACCTTTAATTATCCCTGGAATATCTGCAATTATTAAATCATCATAAGAATATCTAAGTATGCCAAGATGGGGAATTTTTGTTGTAAAAGGATAATTTGCAACCCTGGATTTTGCTGATGTTATTCTATTAAGAAGAGAAGATTTGCCGGCATTAGGAAGGCCAACAAGTCCAATATCCGCCACCAAAAAAAGCTCAAGACGCACATTCAAGCTATTGCCTGATTCTCCAGGTTGAGCAAACCTTGGCGCTCTTCTCACTGAAGTTTTAAAATTCCAATTACCAAGACCACCTCTGCCACCTTTTAAAATAACAAATTCGTCATTTAAATTTTCAAGCCTACACAAAAGAGTTCCATCATTTTCATTATAAATGTCTGTATTTGGGGGAACAAAAAGAATTAAATCTTTACCATTAGCACCACTCCTCTTGAAGCCCATTCCAGGTTGACCATTTTTAGCACAAAGCACATGGCCGTTTTTATAAAAAGATAAAGTACGAAGATTTTCTCTCACCTTGAAAATTACACTTCCACCACTCCCACCATTTCC encodes:
- the spoVG gene encoding DNA-binding protein SpoVG; this encodes MDITDIRIKKVESKNSGSKLLAYVAVTFDNCLVLHNIRVIKGQKGVFIAMPNRRTRVGEYKDIVHPISQDFRKTLQTSIFKEYVRENPADLELELDF
- the rsfS gene encoding ribosome silencing factor, which produces MEDMLKVSDINALCKIISDFNGIDVIGIDVGNICNWTDFFIIATFVSFKQMEALYIDKIVKFFKEKKINLNVQEKGLIYDWTVVSGGNLVIHLMSEKSREYYELEKIWSKGIIIYP
- a CDS encoding LCP family protein; this encodes MRKDLIFLVLIVLIIVGVVIFFIRSSKKELVYFELNTKSNISFLFLVEDLNKNLVSMQEIFINIKTGNLGFLDIPIHTGYEDLKGNISWFKDLYKKNSFNKFLSKIYTQLSHESDYYIRFQKENFVRLIDYLGGVRLLVKNPVKVYSFEDSILIPSGTSNFDGDKSYNYLRYFNDVNHFEERGEFFKEFFKKLLFQISDFGIENDIFFKIYSMLDTNLSEVVFKYIVKNYKINNDKIISINIKGQEEIFKDNDNNLIKVVFPYYGGAILKESVDKLNKELINEGLEEVVKIVVLNGTKVVGLAKKTANIFNSLKFKVLKFGNADKNSYKNTLIINNSDNLEMAVRVGEAIKASNIKPISEVQTKRLLELDNLDINPDVIVVLGDDFDGRYVKSK
- the nadD gene encoding nicotinate (nicotinamide) nucleotide adenylyltransferase gives rise to the protein MRIAILGGTYNPVHIGHIFLAKEIEYLLNIDKIIFIPTCNPTHKLIGEGVSVKNRIDMLKLALKNENKMFIDDCDIINGGITYTIDTISCVKKKYKNDKLFLVIGDDLFQNFDSWKDPQSIASSVDLVVAHRIYKEKLKSSFKHIYIDNKIIPISSSEIRNRIANGFPVSYLLPFGVLKYIKDNNLYVKKVNV
- the obgE gene encoding GTPase ObgE; translation: MYNFKDSVSITVVSGNGGSGCVSFLREKFNAKGGPDGGNGGSGGSVIFKVRENLRTLSFYKNGHVLCAKNGQPGMGFKRSGANGKDLILFVPPNTDIYNENDGTLLCRLENLNDEFVILKGGRGGLGNWNFKTSVRRAPRFAQPGESGNSLNVRLELFLVADIGLVGLPNAGKSSLLNRITSAKSRVANYPFTTKIPHLGILRYSYDDLIIADIPGIIKGASFGVGLGTRFLKHISKTKILALVIDISEANFLESYNILLNELKTYSYNLFYKKKIIIANKLDLDSSKKNFDCLIKALGKEKIVGISIYENKGIDELIKEFFVLAKAF